In the Theobroma cacao cultivar B97-61/B2 chromosome 1, Criollo_cocoa_genome_V2, whole genome shotgun sequence genome, one interval contains:
- the LOC18611950 gene encoding beta-galactosidase 6 isoform X2 — protein MSLNPVRQYDCSGRYDLVKFMKEIQAQGLYACLRIGPYIESEWTYGGFPFWLHDVPGIVYRTDNEPFKYYMQNFTTKIVNLMKSEGLYASQGGPIILSQIENEYQNIEAAFHEKGAAYVRWAAKMAVDLGTGVPWVMCKQTDAPDPVINTCNGMRCGETFGGPNSPNKPSMWTENWTSFYQVYGGEPYIRSAQDIAFHVALFIAKKGSYINYYMYHGGTNFGRTASAYVITSYYDQAPLDEYGLLRQPKWGHLKELHAVIKNCSTPLLEGVQTNFSIGQFQQAYVFEEGSGGCVAFLVNNDSTNNATLQFRNNSFELLPKSISILPDCQNIIFNTAKVKTQPNKRITTSSKMFDAVDSWEEFRDVIPNFLDTSLQANSLLEHMNTTKDGSDYLWYSLSFQPNSSCTEPVLHIESQGHVVHSYINNKFVEAGHGSHNIKGFTMDIPIDLIDGLNNVSILSVMVGLPDSGPFLESRFAGLTKVEIQCSETELYDFTNYTWGYQVGLLGEKLQVYKEENLDEVEWSSEIDHSANQSLTWYKTVFDAPTGDDPIALNLSSMGKGEVWVNGQSIGRYWVSFLTSKGVPSQTLYHVPRAFLKPSGNLLIVLEELNGDPLHISLHTISVADFDSQTPYYHLPR, from the exons ATGAGCCTCAACCCGGTCAG GCAGTATGACTGTAGTGGAAGATATGATTTGGTGAAATTCATGAAAGAAATCCAAGCACAAGGGCTCTATGCTTGCCTTAGGATTGGACCTTACATTGAGAGTGAATGGACTTATGG GGGATTTCCATTTTGGTTGCATGATGTCCCTGGCATTGTGTATCGAACAGATAACGAACCTTTTAAG TACTACATGCAAAACTTTACTACAAAAATAGTGAACTTGATGAAGTCAGAGGGTTTATATGCTTCGCAAGGAGGCCCAATAATACTATCACAG ATTGAGAATGAATATCAAAACATTGAAGCAGCTTTTCATGAAAAAGGAGCTGCTTATGTTCGATGGGCAGCAAAAATGGCAGTCGACCTTGGAACGGGTGTGCCATGGGTAATGTGCAAGCAAACTGATGCTCCTGATCCAGTG ATTAATACATGCAATGGTATGAGATGTGGAGAAACTTTTGGAGGGCCCAACTCACCAAACAAGCCATCCATGTGGACAGAAAACTGGACATCTTT CTATCAAGTATATGGTGGAGAGCCATACATAAGATCAGCTCAAGATATTGCATTTCATGTTGCACTTTTCATAGCAAAAAAGGGAAGTTACATAAATTACTACATG TACCATGGTGGAACGAATTTTGGGAGGACGGCATCTGCTTACGTGATCACGAGTTACTACGATCAGGCTCCTCTTGATGAATATG GTTTGCTAAGACAACCAAAATGGGGTCATCTTAAGGAATTGCATGCTGTAATAAAGAATTGCTCTACTCCTTTACTGGAGGGAGTGCAAACCAATTTCTCCATAGGTCAATTTCAACAG gCTTATGTTTTTGAAGAAGGAAGTGGAGGATGTGTTGCATTTCTTGTAAACAATGATTCAACAAACAATGCGACTTTGCAATTCCGGAACAATTCGTTTGAATTGTTGCCAAAGTCCATAAGCATTCTACCAGACTGTCAGAATATAATTTTCAACACTGCAAAG GTAAAAACACAGCCAAACAAGAGAATTACGACGTCAAGCAAAATGTTTGATGCAGTTGATAGCTGGGAAGAATTCAGAGATGTCATCCCAAACTTCTTAGATACCTCACTGCAAGCAAATTCATTGTTAGAGCACATGAATACAACCAAAGATGGATCTGATTACCTTTGGTATTCTCTCAG CTTTCAACCCAATTCATCTTGCACTGAACCTGTGCTTCACATTGAGTCCCAGGGACATGTCGTGCATTCCTACATCAACAACAAATTTGTAG AAGCTGGACATGGGAGCCATAATATTAAAGGCTTTACTATGGATATTCCAATTGACCTAATTGATGGTCTGAACAATGTATCAATACTCAGTGTTATGGTTGGATTACCG GATTCAGGACCTTTCCTGGAGAGCAGATTTGCTGGATTGACAAAAGTGGAAATTCAATGCTCTGAAACAGAGTTATATGATTTTACCAATTATACATGGGGATATCag GTTGGCTTGCTAGGGGAGAAGTTACAGGTgtataaagaagaaaatttagatgaagtggAGTGGAGTAGTGAGATTGATCATTCTGCCAATCAGTCACTCACTTGGTACAAG ACTGTTTTTGATGCACCTACTGGAGATGATCCCATTGCCTTAAACCTAAGCAGCATGGGAAAAGGAGAAGTTTGGGTGAATGGACAAAGTATTGGTCGCTATTGGGTTTCATTTCTTACTTCCAAAGGAGTTCCCTCGCAAACTTT GTACCATGTGCCTCGAGCATTTCTCAAACCTTCTGGAAATCTATTAATTGTACTTGAAGAGTTGAATGGAGATCCTCTTCATATCTCATTACACACCATCTCAGTTGCTGATTTTGATTCACAAACTCCTTACTATCACCTCCCTCGATAA
- the LOC18611951 gene encoding NAC domain-containing protein 2, whose product MKGELELPPGFRFHPTDDELVNHYLCRKCASQPIAVPIIAEIDLYKFDPWQLPDMALYGEKEWYFFSPRDRKYPNGSRPNRAAGSGYWKATGADKPIGKPKPLGIKKALVFYAGKAPRGVKTNWIMHEYRLANVDRTAGKKSGNLRLDDWVLCRIYNKKGAIEKHFPSQQKWLSYPEMEDQKPTILMNGQYMTTLSQQPSLMSTMMNDLLPTDDGSDSVPRLHTDSSSSEQVLSPETTCEKEVQSEPKWNELSSALDFQFNYMDGFQDDPFASQVQYQMDQLSPLQDMFAFLQKPF is encoded by the exons ATGAAGGGAGAGTTAGAGTTGCCACCGGGATTCAGATTTCATCCTACAGATGATGAGTTGGTGAATCATTATTTGTGTAGGAAATGTGCATCTCAGCCTATTGCTGTGCCCATTATTGCCGAGATTGATCTCTACAAGTTTGATCCATGGCAGCTTccag ATATGGCGTTGTACGGTGAAAAAGAGTggtatttcttttcccccagGGACCGGAAATATCCAAACGGGAGCCGGCCCAACAGGGCGGCCGGAAGCGGATATTGGAAGGCAACTGGTGCTGACAAGCCCATCGGGAAGCCGAAGCCACTGGGCATAAAAAAGGCACTTGTTTTCTACGCTGGCAAAGCCCCACGCGGTGTCAAAACCAATTGGATCATGCATGAATACCGCCTCGCCAATGTTGATAGGACCGCTGGCAAAAAGAGCGGCAACTTGAGG CTTGATGATTGGGTACTATGCCGGATATACAACAAGAAGGGAGCCATTGAGAAGCATTTCCCAAGTCAACAGAAATGGTTAAGTTACCCAGAAATGGAAGATCAGAAACCGACCATCTTAATGAATGGTCAATACATGACAACGCTGTCACAACAACCATCATTAATGTCCACCATGATGAATGATCTATTACCGACGGATGATGGTTCAGATTCTGTCCCGAGGTTGCATACCGACTCAAGTTCGTCGGAGCAGGTGCTGTCCCCTGAAACCACGTGCGAGAAAGAGGTCCAAAGTGAACCAAAGTGGAATGAGCTGAGCAGTGCCCTTGATTTTCAGTTCAATTACATGGATGGATTCCAAGATGACCCGTTTGCAAGTCAGGTTCAGTATCAGATGGACCAGCTTTCGCCTTTGCAGGACATGTTCGCGTTTCTGCAGAAGCCATTTTAA
- the LOC18611950 gene encoding beta-galactosidase 6 isoform X1: MVWWIYVVVAVLLSIGREGCRVEGEDVVTYDGRSLIINGQRKILFSGSIHYPRSTPQMWPYLIAKAKEGGVDVIQTYVFWNLHEPQPGQYDCSGRYDLVKFMKEIQAQGLYACLRIGPYIESEWTYGGFPFWLHDVPGIVYRTDNEPFKYYMQNFTTKIVNLMKSEGLYASQGGPIILSQIENEYQNIEAAFHEKGAAYVRWAAKMAVDLGTGVPWVMCKQTDAPDPVINTCNGMRCGETFGGPNSPNKPSMWTENWTSFYQVYGGEPYIRSAQDIAFHVALFIAKKGSYINYYMYHGGTNFGRTASAYVITSYYDQAPLDEYGLLRQPKWGHLKELHAVIKNCSTPLLEGVQTNFSIGQFQQAYVFEEGSGGCVAFLVNNDSTNNATLQFRNNSFELLPKSISILPDCQNIIFNTAKVKTQPNKRITTSSKMFDAVDSWEEFRDVIPNFLDTSLQANSLLEHMNTTKDGSDYLWYSLSFQPNSSCTEPVLHIESQGHVVHSYINNKFVEAGHGSHNIKGFTMDIPIDLIDGLNNVSILSVMVGLPDSGPFLESRFAGLTKVEIQCSETELYDFTNYTWGYQVGLLGEKLQVYKEENLDEVEWSSEIDHSANQSLTWYKTVFDAPTGDDPIALNLSSMGKGEVWVNGQSIGRYWVSFLTSKGVPSQTLYHVPRAFLKPSGNLLIVLEELNGDPLHISLHTISVADFDSQTPYYHLPR; the protein is encoded by the exons ATGGTCTGGTGGATATATGTAGTTGTTGCAGTACTGTTGAGCATCGGCAGAGAAGGCTGCCGCGTTGAGGGAGAAGATGTTGTCACGTATGATGGAAGATCTTTAATCATTAATGGCCAAAGGAAAATTCTCTTTTCTGGTTCTATTCACTATCCTCGCAGCACTCCTCAG ATGTGGCCATATTTGATAGCCAAAGCAAAAGAAGGAGGAGTTGATGTGATTCAAACTTACGTGTTTTGGAATTTGCATGAGCCTCAACCCGGTCAG TATGACTGTAGTGGAAGATATGATTTGGTGAAATTCATGAAAGAAATCCAAGCACAAGGGCTCTATGCTTGCCTTAGGATTGGACCTTACATTGAGAGTGAATGGACTTATGG GGGATTTCCATTTTGGTTGCATGATGTCCCTGGCATTGTGTATCGAACAGATAACGAACCTTTTAAG TACTACATGCAAAACTTTACTACAAAAATAGTGAACTTGATGAAGTCAGAGGGTTTATATGCTTCGCAAGGAGGCCCAATAATACTATCACAG ATTGAGAATGAATATCAAAACATTGAAGCAGCTTTTCATGAAAAAGGAGCTGCTTATGTTCGATGGGCAGCAAAAATGGCAGTCGACCTTGGAACGGGTGTGCCATGGGTAATGTGCAAGCAAACTGATGCTCCTGATCCAGTG ATTAATACATGCAATGGTATGAGATGTGGAGAAACTTTTGGAGGGCCCAACTCACCAAACAAGCCATCCATGTGGACAGAAAACTGGACATCTTT CTATCAAGTATATGGTGGAGAGCCATACATAAGATCAGCTCAAGATATTGCATTTCATGTTGCACTTTTCATAGCAAAAAAGGGAAGTTACATAAATTACTACATG TACCATGGTGGAACGAATTTTGGGAGGACGGCATCTGCTTACGTGATCACGAGTTACTACGATCAGGCTCCTCTTGATGAATATG GTTTGCTAAGACAACCAAAATGGGGTCATCTTAAGGAATTGCATGCTGTAATAAAGAATTGCTCTACTCCTTTACTGGAGGGAGTGCAAACCAATTTCTCCATAGGTCAATTTCAACAG gCTTATGTTTTTGAAGAAGGAAGTGGAGGATGTGTTGCATTTCTTGTAAACAATGATTCAACAAACAATGCGACTTTGCAATTCCGGAACAATTCGTTTGAATTGTTGCCAAAGTCCATAAGCATTCTACCAGACTGTCAGAATATAATTTTCAACACTGCAAAG GTAAAAACACAGCCAAACAAGAGAATTACGACGTCAAGCAAAATGTTTGATGCAGTTGATAGCTGGGAAGAATTCAGAGATGTCATCCCAAACTTCTTAGATACCTCACTGCAAGCAAATTCATTGTTAGAGCACATGAATACAACCAAAGATGGATCTGATTACCTTTGGTATTCTCTCAG CTTTCAACCCAATTCATCTTGCACTGAACCTGTGCTTCACATTGAGTCCCAGGGACATGTCGTGCATTCCTACATCAACAACAAATTTGTAG AAGCTGGACATGGGAGCCATAATATTAAAGGCTTTACTATGGATATTCCAATTGACCTAATTGATGGTCTGAACAATGTATCAATACTCAGTGTTATGGTTGGATTACCG GATTCAGGACCTTTCCTGGAGAGCAGATTTGCTGGATTGACAAAAGTGGAAATTCAATGCTCTGAAACAGAGTTATATGATTTTACCAATTATACATGGGGATATCag GTTGGCTTGCTAGGGGAGAAGTTACAGGTgtataaagaagaaaatttagatgaagtggAGTGGAGTAGTGAGATTGATCATTCTGCCAATCAGTCACTCACTTGGTACAAG ACTGTTTTTGATGCACCTACTGGAGATGATCCCATTGCCTTAAACCTAAGCAGCATGGGAAAAGGAGAAGTTTGGGTGAATGGACAAAGTATTGGTCGCTATTGGGTTTCATTTCTTACTTCCAAAGGAGTTCCCTCGCAAACTTT GTACCATGTGCCTCGAGCATTTCTCAAACCTTCTGGAAATCTATTAATTGTACTTGAAGAGTTGAATGGAGATCCTCTTCATATCTCATTACACACCATCTCAGTTGCTGATTTTGATTCACAAACTCCTTACTATCACCTCCCTCGATAA
- the LOC18611950 gene encoding beta-galactosidase 6 isoform X3 has translation MWPYLIAKAKEGGVDVIQTYVFWNLHEPQPGQYDCSGRYDLVKFMKEIQAQGLYACLRIGPYIESEWTYGGFPFWLHDVPGIVYRTDNEPFKYYMQNFTTKIVNLMKSEGLYASQGGPIILSQIENEYQNIEAAFHEKGAAYVRWAAKMAVDLGTGVPWVMCKQTDAPDPVINTCNGMRCGETFGGPNSPNKPSMWTENWTSFYQVYGGEPYIRSAQDIAFHVALFIAKKGSYINYYMYHGGTNFGRTASAYVITSYYDQAPLDEYGLLRQPKWGHLKELHAVIKNCSTPLLEGVQTNFSIGQFQQAYVFEEGSGGCVAFLVNNDSTNNATLQFRNNSFELLPKSISILPDCQNIIFNTAKVKTQPNKRITTSSKMFDAVDSWEEFRDVIPNFLDTSLQANSLLEHMNTTKDGSDYLWYSLSFQPNSSCTEPVLHIESQGHVVHSYINNKFVEAGHGSHNIKGFTMDIPIDLIDGLNNVSILSVMVGLPDSGPFLESRFAGLTKVEIQCSETELYDFTNYTWGYQVGLLGEKLQVYKEENLDEVEWSSEIDHSANQSLTWYKTVFDAPTGDDPIALNLSSMGKGEVWVNGQSIGRYWVSFLTSKGVPSQTLYHVPRAFLKPSGNLLIVLEELNGDPLHISLHTISVADFDSQTPYYHLPR, from the exons ATGTGGCCATATTTGATAGCCAAAGCAAAAGAAGGAGGAGTTGATGTGATTCAAACTTACGTGTTTTGGAATTTGCATGAGCCTCAACCCGGTCAG TATGACTGTAGTGGAAGATATGATTTGGTGAAATTCATGAAAGAAATCCAAGCACAAGGGCTCTATGCTTGCCTTAGGATTGGACCTTACATTGAGAGTGAATGGACTTATGG GGGATTTCCATTTTGGTTGCATGATGTCCCTGGCATTGTGTATCGAACAGATAACGAACCTTTTAAG TACTACATGCAAAACTTTACTACAAAAATAGTGAACTTGATGAAGTCAGAGGGTTTATATGCTTCGCAAGGAGGCCCAATAATACTATCACAG ATTGAGAATGAATATCAAAACATTGAAGCAGCTTTTCATGAAAAAGGAGCTGCTTATGTTCGATGGGCAGCAAAAATGGCAGTCGACCTTGGAACGGGTGTGCCATGGGTAATGTGCAAGCAAACTGATGCTCCTGATCCAGTG ATTAATACATGCAATGGTATGAGATGTGGAGAAACTTTTGGAGGGCCCAACTCACCAAACAAGCCATCCATGTGGACAGAAAACTGGACATCTTT CTATCAAGTATATGGTGGAGAGCCATACATAAGATCAGCTCAAGATATTGCATTTCATGTTGCACTTTTCATAGCAAAAAAGGGAAGTTACATAAATTACTACATG TACCATGGTGGAACGAATTTTGGGAGGACGGCATCTGCTTACGTGATCACGAGTTACTACGATCAGGCTCCTCTTGATGAATATG GTTTGCTAAGACAACCAAAATGGGGTCATCTTAAGGAATTGCATGCTGTAATAAAGAATTGCTCTACTCCTTTACTGGAGGGAGTGCAAACCAATTTCTCCATAGGTCAATTTCAACAG gCTTATGTTTTTGAAGAAGGAAGTGGAGGATGTGTTGCATTTCTTGTAAACAATGATTCAACAAACAATGCGACTTTGCAATTCCGGAACAATTCGTTTGAATTGTTGCCAAAGTCCATAAGCATTCTACCAGACTGTCAGAATATAATTTTCAACACTGCAAAG GTAAAAACACAGCCAAACAAGAGAATTACGACGTCAAGCAAAATGTTTGATGCAGTTGATAGCTGGGAAGAATTCAGAGATGTCATCCCAAACTTCTTAGATACCTCACTGCAAGCAAATTCATTGTTAGAGCACATGAATACAACCAAAGATGGATCTGATTACCTTTGGTATTCTCTCAG CTTTCAACCCAATTCATCTTGCACTGAACCTGTGCTTCACATTGAGTCCCAGGGACATGTCGTGCATTCCTACATCAACAACAAATTTGTAG AAGCTGGACATGGGAGCCATAATATTAAAGGCTTTACTATGGATATTCCAATTGACCTAATTGATGGTCTGAACAATGTATCAATACTCAGTGTTATGGTTGGATTACCG GATTCAGGACCTTTCCTGGAGAGCAGATTTGCTGGATTGACAAAAGTGGAAATTCAATGCTCTGAAACAGAGTTATATGATTTTACCAATTATACATGGGGATATCag GTTGGCTTGCTAGGGGAGAAGTTACAGGTgtataaagaagaaaatttagatgaagtggAGTGGAGTAGTGAGATTGATCATTCTGCCAATCAGTCACTCACTTGGTACAAG ACTGTTTTTGATGCACCTACTGGAGATGATCCCATTGCCTTAAACCTAAGCAGCATGGGAAAAGGAGAAGTTTGGGTGAATGGACAAAGTATTGGTCGCTATTGGGTTTCATTTCTTACTTCCAAAGGAGTTCCCTCGCAAACTTT GTACCATGTGCCTCGAGCATTTCTCAAACCTTCTGGAAATCTATTAATTGTACTTGAAGAGTTGAATGGAGATCCTCTTCATATCTCATTACACACCATCTCAGTTGCTGATTTTGATTCACAAACTCCTTACTATCACCTCCCTCGATAA